The Bos javanicus breed banteng chromosome 11, ARS-OSU_banteng_1.0, whole genome shotgun sequence genome includes a window with the following:
- the GTF3C4 gene encoding general transcription factor 3C polypeptide 4 encodes MNTALTRVGPAAERPAPPEEVEGSETGGKEPAADAAPGPSTAFRLLVTRREPAVRLQYAVSGLEPLAWSEDHRVSVSTARSIAVLELICDVHNPGQDLVIHRTSVPAPLHSCFLKVGSKREVAECKQRFATSEDPTVSQTFMLDRVFNPEGKALPPLRGFKYTSWSPVGCDANGRCLLAALTMDNRLTIQANLNRLQWVQLVDLTEIYGERLYETSYRFSRNEAPEGSLRDFAEFQRRHSMQAPVRMEWSGICTTQQVKHNNECRDVGSVLLAVLFENGNIAVWQFQLPFAGKESISSCNTIESGISSPSVLFWWEYEHNNRKMSGLIVGSAFGPVKILPVNLKAVKGYFTLRQPVVLWKEMDQLPVHSIKCVPLYHPYQKCSCSLVVAARGSYVFWCLLLISKAGLNVHNSHVTGLHSLPIVSMTADKQNGTVYTCSSDGKVRQLIPIFTDVALKFEHQLIKLSDVFGSVRTHGIAVSPCGAYLAVITTEGMVNGLHPVNKNYQVQFVTLKTFEEAAAQLLESSVQNLFKQVDLIDLVRWKILKDKHIPQFLHEALEKKIESSGATYYWRFKLFLLRILYQSMQKTPSEALCKPTHEDSKILLVDSPGMGNAEDEQQEEGTSSKQISKQSKDGDPEDPTEDSLPQSADTGGREPMEEKLLEIQGKIEAVEMHLTREHMKRVLGEVYLHTWITENTSIPTRGLCNFLMSDEEYDDRTARVLIGHISKKMNKQTFPEHCSLCKEILPFTDRKQAVCSNGHIWLRCFLTYQSCQSLIYRRCLLHDSIARHPIPEDPDWIKRLLQSPCPFCDSPVF; translated from the exons ATGAATACGGCCCTGACCCGGGTGGGGCCCGCGGCCGAGCGGCCCGCGCCGCCCGAGGAGGTGGAGGGCTCTGAGACCGGCGGGAAGGAGCCGGCGGCGGACGCGGCCCCGGGGCCCAGCACGGCGTTCCGCCTGCTGGTGACTCGGCGGGAGCCGGCGGTGAGGCTGCAGTACGCGGTGAGCGGCCTGGAGCCGCTGGCGTGGTCCGAGGACCACCGCGTGTCGGTGTCCACGGCCCGCAGCATCGCCGTGCTGGAACTCATCTGCGACGTGCACAACCCGGGCCAGGACCTGGTTATCCACCGCACGTCGGTGCCCGCGCCTCTCCACAGCTGCTTCCTCAAA GTTGGCTCAAAAAGGGAAGTTGCCGAGTGTAAACAGAGATTTGCCACCTCTGAAGACCCCACAGTCAGTCAGACTTTCATGTTGGACAGGGTGTTCAACCCTGAGGGGAAGGCTCTGCCACCACTGAGAGGGTTCAAGTACACTAGCTGGTCCCCTGTGGGCTGTGACGCTAATGGCAGGTGCCTGCTGGCCGCACTGACCATGGACAATCGCCTGACCATCCAGGCTAACCTCAACAGACTGCAGTGGGTCCAGCTGGTGGACCTGACGGAGATTTACGGAGAGCGTCTCTATGAGACCAGCTACAGGTTCTCCAGAAACGAGGCCCCGGAGGGCAGTCTCAGGGATTTCGCCGAGTTTCAGAGGCGACACAGCATGCAGGCGCCGGTGCGCATGGAGTGGTCGGGCATCTGCACCACCCAGCAGGTCAAGCACAACAACGAGTGCCGCGACGTGGGCAGCGTGCTCCTGGCGGTCCTCTTCGAGAACGGGAACATCGCCGTGTGGCAGTTCCAGCTCCCCTTTGCAGGGAAGGAGTCCATCTCTTCATGCAACACCATTGAGTCAGGAATCAGCTCTCCTAGCGTTTTGTTCTGGTGGGAATATGAGCACAACAATCGGAAAATGAGCGGCCTTATAGTGGGGAGTGCTTTTGGGCCTGTGAAAATCCTGCCTGTCAACCTTAAAGCAGTCAAAGGCTATTTCACCTTGAGGCAGCCTGTCGTCTTGTGGAAAGAAATGGACCAGCTGCCAGTCCACAGCATCAAGTGCGTGCCGCTGTATCACCCTTACCAGAAGTGCAGCTGCAGCTTAGTGGTGGCCGCACGAGGGTCCTATGTGTTTTGGTGTCTTCTCCTGATCTCCAAAGCAGGTCTGAATGTTCACAACTCTCACGTCACAGGCCTGCACTCCCTGCCCATCGTCTCCATGACTGCCGACAAGCAGAATGGGACGGTGTATACTTGCTCCAGTGACGGCAAGGTGAGGCAGCTGATCCCCATTTTCACAGATGTGGCGTTGAAGTTTGAGCACCAGTTGATTAAACTCTCTGATGTGTTTGGCTCCGTGAGGACACACGGGATAGCCGTGAGCCCCTGCGGCGCATACCTGGCTGTCATCACCACTGAGGGCATGGTCAACGGCCTCCATCCCGTTAACAAAAACTACCAGGTTCAGTTCGTTACTCTCAAAACCTTTGAAGAGGCAGCTGCTCAGCTTCTGGAGTCTTCTGTCCAGAATCTCTTTAAGCAGGTAGATTTAATAGACCTAGTACGCTGGAAGATTTTAAAGGATAAGCATATCCCTCAATTTTTACATGAAGCTTTGGAAAAAAAGATCGAAAGCAGTGGGGCCACCTATTACTGGCGTTTCAAACTCTTCCTCCTGAGAATTTTATATCAGTCGATGCAGAAAACCCCTTCAGAAGCCTTGTGCAAACCCACCCACGAGGACTCAAAAATCTTGCTAGTTGACTCACCTGGGATGGGCAATGCTGAGGATGAACAGCAGGAGGAAGGCACCTCTTCCAAACAGATTAGTAAGCAAAGCAAAGACGGCGATCCAGAGGACCCCACAGAGGACTCACTCCCTCAATCTGCGGATACTGGAGGCCGAGAGCCAATGGAAGAGAAACTCCTTGAAATCCAGGGAAAAATTGAAGCAGTGGAAATGCACTTGACGAGGGAGCACATGAAGCGAGTCCTGGGCGAAGTGTATCTACACACCTGGATCACAGAAAACACTAGCATCCCCACCAGGGGACTCTGTAACTTCCTGATGTCTGATGAGGAGTATGATGACAGAACCGCACGG GTGCTGATTGGACACATCTCAAAGAAGATGAACAAGCAGACCTTCCCTGAGCACTGCAGTTTGTGTAAGGAGATCTTGCCGTTTACAGATCGCAAGCAGGCCGTCTGCTCCAATGGCCACATCTGGCTCCG GTGCTTTTTAACCTACCAGTCCTGCCAGAGTTTGATATACAGAAGGTGTTTGCTCCATGACAGCATCGCTCGCCATCCAATTCCAGAAG ACCCTGACTGGATCAAGAGGTTACTGCAGAGCCCCTGCCCTTTCTGCGACTCTCCTGTTTTCTGA